In Gracilimonas sp., a single window of DNA contains:
- a CDS encoding Maf family protein, with translation MTRIILASQSPRRKKLLEQIGLSFEVFPSDVEENSSQQDPALLVKELALLKAREVSARFQDSLVIGADTVVVHKGKIVGKPENEEEAAEFLTSLSNSTHTVYTGVALVKSDKKGHQESGHTFFEQTKVTFSTLDKQDIHTYIKSGNPLDKAGAYGIQDDLGALFVERIEGDYYNVVGFPLNRFYRELKKIMPKLTLMALK, from the coding sequence ATGACTCGAATCATTTTGGCTTCACAAAGTCCCCGAAGAAAAAAACTGCTTGAGCAAATTGGGCTTTCATTTGAAGTCTTTCCCAGTGACGTTGAGGAAAACAGTTCCCAACAAGATCCGGCTCTTTTAGTGAAAGAATTGGCTTTATTGAAGGCCCGGGAAGTCAGTGCTCGCTTCCAGGACAGTTTAGTAATAGGTGCGGATACCGTAGTAGTGCATAAAGGGAAAATTGTGGGGAAGCCGGAAAATGAGGAAGAGGCGGCAGAATTTTTAACATCCCTCAGTAATTCTACTCATACTGTCTATACCGGGGTAGCTCTTGTTAAAAGTGATAAAAAAGGACATCAGGAAAGCGGTCATACATTTTTTGAGCAAACAAAAGTAACCTTCAGTACGTTAGATAAACAGGATATCCATACATATATAAAAAGTGGAAATCCTTTGGATAAAGCAGGAGCTTATGGTATCCAAGACGATTTAGGAGCTTTATTTGTAGAAAGGATTGAAGGTGACTACTATAATGTAGTCGGCTTTCCCCTGAACCGATTTTATCGAGAGTTAAAAAAAATTATGCCCAAACTGACTTTAATGGCATTAAAATGA
- a CDS encoding DUF92 domain-containing protein gives MRNRKQHRTERVLDRWVNIFFTLALIFVFILYGDAQDHQQILTGVFLAALFSILAFIINWLTIDGAISAAIFGSIAYGLGGMQGAAIVLAFFISGSILSKDLISKEGFLEKKFRRDGKQVWANGFWFAIWILCWFLTEKEIFLIAGVTAIAMSASDTWATEIGDKRIKGKTWLMTNWQRVQPGTDGGVSIFGTLAALLGAVFIAGIFWVLKMSISFSSIIVISLIGFSGCLVDSYIGARFQNRDYKFSWLTLFGRENMYVSNNFVNWISAGIASLISLILILIIGV, from the coding sequence ATGAGGAACCGGAAGCAGCATCGAACTGAACGAGTGCTTGACCGTTGGGTAAATATCTTCTTCACATTAGCTCTGATTTTTGTTTTCATTTTATATGGAGATGCACAAGATCATCAACAAATTCTAACCGGTGTATTTCTCGCGGCTTTATTCTCAATACTTGCCTTTATTATAAATTGGTTGACGATTGACGGAGCCATATCTGCCGCCATATTTGGCAGTATTGCGTATGGTTTAGGAGGGATGCAGGGAGCCGCAATTGTACTGGCATTTTTTATTTCGGGATCTATTCTTTCAAAAGATTTAATTTCAAAGGAAGGATTTTTAGAAAAAAAATTCCGCAGGGATGGAAAGCAGGTATGGGCCAATGGGTTTTGGTTTGCTATCTGGATTTTATGCTGGTTTCTAACTGAGAAGGAGATCTTTTTGATTGCAGGTGTGACGGCTATTGCAATGTCTGCTTCCGACACCTGGGCTACAGAAATAGGGGATAAGCGTATAAAAGGAAAAACCTGGCTTATGACCAATTGGCAAAGGGTTCAGCCCGGTACAGACGGAGGAGTGAGTATTTTCGGAACCTTAGCAGCCCTGCTTGGAGCAGTATTTATAGCTGGAATATTTTGGGTGTTGAAAATGAGTATCAGCTTTTCATCAATAATTGTAATTTCTTTAATTGGGTTTTCAGGTTGTCTTGTTGATTCTTACATTGGCGCCCGATTTCAGAACAGAGATTATAAATTTTCCTGGCTTACTTTATTTGGAAGGGAGAATATGTATGTTAGCAACAATTTTGTAAACTGGATTTCGGCAGGAATCGCTTCATTAATCAGTTTGATATTAATCTTAATTATTGGCGTATGA
- a CDS encoding tetratricopeptide repeat protein: MMNFKKLLFTIFAVLLLSLNLLAQNNSKYQVAVQLMQQQKYSEALPLLQELNESNPETFVYANQLIDCLIQLKQYDKALEITDQYKGNPEFDSQIQVRIGELYHYKNEKERALEIWKTNLQSNQNQLQLYITTARVMVSRREYMEAVDIYKQARKAFQNNRIFFSDIANAYMQAGEYELAIDEWLSLLEDSPNQISFIQRSLLRYNDPILYDITIIELDERLSSMSVSNPLYQTFYQLEIWLLQENELYRRALSVAKEYENRTESYNYSLFNLGQQLVSNNEFELAEEAFTYYTDKTYGEIKWRGLEELSDTYSKWAKYIDDYNLDFKNQRDSLFQLATVMLDSIETETNSYSGRKNVQLKRAELALDYVFDLEKAESALRKLKSIPGTDGSPEVLYLEGRIHLSKKEYPQARINFTRANKEAEIGEIAEKTRYFLALTDFYSGDYEFATIQLKSLGRNNTSYYANNALELRLWLQEGLSADTTGTNLSRFADAVFKENNGKSSESAQLFLQMINDPDFYALKDDAMLFFVQSSHVEKVEKFIQLSNFLTTNTNTPIKEKLLWEQAKLAEQTDYSVNADGCSDKENCIEAQNTAVMPSVSAREIYEELILSFPQGFYAPYARERLTKLTDRNS, from the coding sequence ATGATGAATTTTAAGAAATTACTTTTTACCATATTTGCCGTACTGCTGCTGTCATTAAATCTGTTGGCTCAGAATAACAGTAAATATCAAGTAGCCGTGCAGCTGATGCAACAGCAAAAATACTCCGAGGCCTTACCTCTTCTTCAAGAGCTTAATGAGAGCAATCCCGAAACCTTTGTCTATGCCAATCAGTTGATAGACTGTCTTATTCAGCTTAAACAATACGACAAGGCTCTTGAAATCACCGATCAGTATAAAGGAAATCCGGAGTTTGATAGTCAGATACAGGTCCGCATAGGAGAACTTTATCATTATAAAAATGAAAAAGAAAGAGCTCTTGAAATTTGGAAAACCAACTTACAATCAAATCAGAACCAACTGCAGCTCTATATAACAACTGCCCGGGTTATGGTTAGTCGGCGTGAGTACATGGAAGCCGTGGATATCTATAAACAGGCCAGAAAGGCGTTTCAGAATAACCGCATCTTTTTTAGTGATATTGCCAACGCTTATATGCAAGCCGGTGAATATGAATTGGCTATCGATGAGTGGCTTTCCCTGCTTGAAGATTCTCCAAATCAAATCTCATTTATTCAACGGAGCTTATTGAGATATAATGACCCCATTTTATATGACATTACAATCATAGAACTGGACGAACGTCTTTCTTCTATGTCTGTTTCCAACCCGCTGTACCAAACATTCTATCAGCTTGAAATTTGGCTGCTCCAGGAAAATGAACTCTACCGGAGAGCTTTATCAGTAGCTAAAGAATATGAAAACCGCACTGAATCATATAATTATTCATTATTCAACTTAGGTCAACAGCTGGTAAGTAATAATGAATTTGAACTGGCTGAAGAAGCCTTCACCTATTACACTGATAAAACCTATGGAGAAATAAAATGGCGGGGATTGGAAGAACTTTCAGATACGTATTCTAAATGGGCTAAATACATTGATGACTACAACCTTGATTTCAAAAATCAACGTGACAGTCTTTTTCAACTTGCTACCGTTATGCTTGATTCTATTGAAACAGAGACCAACAGTTACAGCGGCAGAAAAAATGTTCAGCTTAAAAGGGCAGAACTTGCTCTGGACTATGTCTTTGATTTAGAAAAAGCAGAATCTGCATTGCGCAAACTGAAGTCAATACCCGGAACGGATGGCTCTCCTGAAGTTCTATACCTGGAAGGTCGTATCCATCTTTCTAAAAAAGAATATCCACAAGCACGCATCAATTTCACAAGAGCAAACAAAGAAGCTGAAATTGGTGAAATAGCTGAAAAAACACGGTATTTTCTCGCACTCACCGACTTCTATTCAGGCGATTATGAATTTGCCACCATACAACTTAAATCTCTTGGCAGAAATAACACTTCATATTACGCAAACAATGCTCTTGAGCTGAGGCTGTGGTTACAAGAAGGACTTTCAGCAGATACCACCGGAACCAATTTATCGAGGTTTGCCGATGCTGTTTTTAAAGAAAATAATGGAAAATCTTCTGAAAGCGCCCAGCTATTTTTACAAATGATCAATGATCCTGACTTCTATGCGCTTAAGGATGATGCCATGTTATTTTTTGTACAATCATCACATGTGGAGAAAGTAGAGAAATTTATTCAACTGAGTAATTTTCTAACCACAAACACCAATACTCCCATTAAAGAAAAATTACTTTGGGAACAGGCTAAACTTGCAGAACAAACCGATTACTCTGTAAATGCAGATGGTTGTTCAGACAAGGAAAATTGTATTGAAGCTCAAAATACTGCTGTAATGCCATCAGTATCAGCAAGAGAAATATATGAGGAATTGATTCTTTCCTTTCCACAAGGTTTTTATGCACCTTACGCACGAGAACGTTTAACTAAATTAACAGACCGAAACTCCTGA